One Vitis vinifera cultivar Pinot Noir 40024 chromosome 8, ASM3070453v1 genomic window carries:
- the LOC100243370 gene encoding ubiquitin domain-containing protein 7SL RNA1 translates to MDIFFEPFSGEGFCIEVGFFDTVLEIKEKIQKYQNIPVAAQTLIFNGEVLQDESNVHSSDLVHNSYIQLISSCPEKPATKAESSPPLSPAASRVQLLINIPTSKSQQFPLCMHSRGTIRELKENIHAVMETLCVQQLVLYSDGSELQDHWSLHQSGLSDGSEIDVGFMAGAMGSSCFKKLKVMVVLPRCGGKKTAVEVNGSDKVRVLRMELDKLQKCLQFYLPKDGYYFIYKEHVMDEDRSFRWHHVGQGDTIDISPTSISTHWP, encoded by the coding sequence ATGGACATCTTCTTCGAACCCTTCAGTGGGGAGGGATTCTGCATTGAAGTTGGTTTTTTTGACACAGTTCTTGAGATCAAAGAGAAGATTCAAAAGTACCAAAACATCCCAGTTGCAGCACAAACCCTAATCTTCAATGGCGAGGTTCTTCAAGATGAATCCAATGTTCATTCCAGTGACTTAGTCCACAACTCTTACATACAGCTCATCAGCAGCTGCCCGGAAAAACCAGCAACCAAGGCCGAGAGCTCACCGCCACTGTCCCCGGCGGCCAGCAGAGTCCAGCTCTTGATAAACATTCCAACGTCAAAGTCACAGCAGTTCCCTCTTTGCATGCACAGCAGAGGCACCATAAGAGAGTTGAAGGAGAACATCCATGCAGTCATGGAAACGCTATGTGTTCAACAGTTGGTGCTGTATTCAGATGGCTCAGAGTTGCAGGATCATTGGTCTTTGCATCAGTCTGGGCTTTCGGATGGTTCGGAGATCGATGTCGGGTTTATGGCTGGTGCAATGGGGAGTAGTTGCTTTAAGAAGCTGAAGGTGATGGTGGTGCTGCCAAGATGTGGAGGAAAGAAAACTGCAGTTGAAGTGAACGGGTCAGACAAAGTGAGAGTGCTGAGGATGGAACTGGACAAGTTGCAGAAGTGCCTTCAATTTTATCTCCCTAAGGATGGCTACTACTTCATATACAAGGAGCATGTGATGGACGAGGATCGGTCCTTTCGATGGCACCATGTTGGCCAAGGTGATACCATAGACATCTCCCCTACAAGTATAAGCACCCATTGGCCATGA